One Chanodichthys erythropterus isolate Z2021 chromosome 10, ASM2448905v1, whole genome shotgun sequence DNA segment encodes these proteins:
- the rabgef1 gene encoding rab5 GDP/GTP exchange factor isoform X1 yields MSQRSERRGIHVDQSELLCKKGCGYYGNAAWQGLCSKCWREEYQKARQRQIQEDWALAEKLQREEEAAYVSSHSSSQTQPPQSHSQPSLATFSKFEEKKTNEKTRKVTTVKKFFSPSSRTAPKKVPPEKESEKREKEKEEKLQGRRESHGETLLRDLKGIFTQPWEMGSPTEESHEGKTPSPSITRQSSIETDRVSRDFLEFLKTLQKPGREIHKQSRAFIESMGNKKDLSAEELSECVQDFYQGMSDRLLNHFKGSSEKVDRVMDQVEKYIMTRLYKSVFCPETSDDEKKDLATQRRIRALHWVTIQMLCVPVDEEIPEVSDSVVKAITDIIEMDSKRVPRDKLAFITSCSKHIFNAIRVTKNEPASADDFLPTLIYIVLKANPPRLQSNIQYITRFCNPSRLMTGEDGYYFTNLCCAVAFIEKLDAHSLNLSPEDFERYMSGQASPRRQDDPAAWLQSGSRVNPALSQIHHNLSVLSNLEKRQQQVMEGAQSLQTELAEWQDSVAREVQEILERYPLEIKSRASAIDAENVENDRLPPPLQPQVFAG; encoded by the exons ATGAGTCAGCGTTCGGAGCGACGGGGGATCCATGTGGACCAATCAGAACTGCTGTGTAAGAAAGGCTGCGGTTACTATGGCAATGCTGCCTGGCAGGGCCTGTGCTCCAAGTGCTGGAGGGAGGAGTACCAGAAAGCCCGGCAGAGGCAGATCCAGGAGGACTGGGCTCTGGCTGAGAA GCTGCAAAGAGAAGAGGAGGCAGCTTATGTCAGCAGTCACAGTTCCTCTCAGACCCAGCCTCCACAGTCCCACTCTCAGCCCTCTCTCGCCACCTTCTCCAAGTTCGAGGAGAAGAAAACCAATGAGAAGACCCGTAAGGTCACCACCGTGAAGAAGTTCTTCAGCCCCTCCTCCCGCACGGCACCAAAAAAAG TCCCCCCTGAAAAAGAAAGCGAGAAacgagagaaagagaaagaggagAAGTTGCAGGGCAGGAGGGAGAGCCATGGAGAAACCCTCCTGAGGGATCTGAAGGGCATTTTTACCCAACCCTGGGAGATGGGCTCCCCCACTGAAG AGAGCCACGAGGGAAAAACGCCCAGTCCTTCCATTACCCGTCAGTCCAGCATCGAGACCGATCGGGTGTCACGAGACTTCTTGGAGTTCCTCAAGACCTTGCAGAAACCCGGCAGAGAGATCCACAAGCAGAGCCGCGCTTTTATAGAGAGCATGGGAAATAAAAAG GATCTCAGTGCTGAAGAACTGTCTGAGTGTGTGCAAGACTTCTATCAGGGCATGTCTGACCGACTCTTGAATCATTTTAAAG GCTCCTCAGAGAAGGTGGACAGGGTGATGGACCAAGTGGAAAAATACATCATGACTCGACTCTACAAGAGCGTCTTCTGTCCAGAGACCTCAGATGATGAGAAAAAAGACCTGGCCACCCAGCGCAGGATACG GGCTTTACATTGGGTAACCATTCAGATGTTGTGTGTTCCTGTGGATGAGGAGATCCCAGAGGTCTCTGATAGTGTAGTCAAAGCCATCACAG ATATTATTGAAATGGATTCTAAGCGTGTGCCCAGGGATAAACTGGCCTTCATCACCAGTTGCAGCAAGCACATCTTCAACGCCATCAGGGTCACCAAGAACGAACCAGCTTCTGCAGATGACTTCCTACCCACCCTCATCTATATCGTGTTAAAGGCCAACCCTCCACGGCTGCAGTCCAACATTCAGTACATCACACGCTTCTGCAACCCCTCAAGGCTTATGACAGGAGAGGATGGATACTACTTCACCAACCTG TGCTGTGCCGTTGCCTTCATTGAAAAGCTGGACGCCCACTCCTTGAATCTCAGCCCTGAGGACTTTGAGCGCTACATGTCCGGTCAGGCTTCCCCTCGAAGGCAAGATGATCCCGCAGCCTGGCTCCAGAGTGGCTCCCGTGTCAACCCAGCACTTAGCCAGATCCATCACAATCTCAGCGTCCTATCCAACCTTGAGAAGAGACAGCAACAGGTCATGGAGGGGGCACAAAGCCTGCAGACCGAACTGGCAGAATGGCAGGACAGCGTGGCCCGCGAGGTGCAGGAGATCCTGGAGCGATACCCACTGGAGATCAAATCACGAGCTTCCGCAATCGATGCGGAGAACGTGGAGAACGACAGGCTGCCACCTCCCCTTCAGCCTCAAGTGTTTGCGGGTTAG
- the rabgef1 gene encoding rab5 GDP/GTP exchange factor isoform X2, whose product MSQRSERRGIHVDQSELLCKKGCGYYGNAAWQGLCSKCWREEYQKARQRQIQEDWALAEKLQREEEAAYVSSHSSSQTQPPQSHSQPSLATFSKFEEKKTNEKTRKVTTVKKFFSPSSRTAPKKESHEGKTPSPSITRQSSIETDRVSRDFLEFLKTLQKPGREIHKQSRAFIESMGNKKDLSAEELSECVQDFYQGMSDRLLNHFKGSSEKVDRVMDQVEKYIMTRLYKSVFCPETSDDEKKDLATQRRIRALHWVTIQMLCVPVDEEIPEVSDSVVKAITDIIEMDSKRVPRDKLAFITSCSKHIFNAIRVTKNEPASADDFLPTLIYIVLKANPPRLQSNIQYITRFCNPSRLMTGEDGYYFTNLCCAVAFIEKLDAHSLNLSPEDFERYMSGQASPRRQDDPAAWLQSGSRVNPALSQIHHNLSVLSNLEKRQQQVMEGAQSLQTELAEWQDSVAREVQEILERYPLEIKSRASAIDAENVENDRLPPPLQPQVFAG is encoded by the exons ATGAGTCAGCGTTCGGAGCGACGGGGGATCCATGTGGACCAATCAGAACTGCTGTGTAAGAAAGGCTGCGGTTACTATGGCAATGCTGCCTGGCAGGGCCTGTGCTCCAAGTGCTGGAGGGAGGAGTACCAGAAAGCCCGGCAGAGGCAGATCCAGGAGGACTGGGCTCTGGCTGAGAA GCTGCAAAGAGAAGAGGAGGCAGCTTATGTCAGCAGTCACAGTTCCTCTCAGACCCAGCCTCCACAGTCCCACTCTCAGCCCTCTCTCGCCACCTTCTCCAAGTTCGAGGAGAAGAAAACCAATGAGAAGACCCGTAAGGTCACCACCGTGAAGAAGTTCTTCAGCCCCTCCTCCCGCACGGCACCAAAAAAAG AGAGCCACGAGGGAAAAACGCCCAGTCCTTCCATTACCCGTCAGTCCAGCATCGAGACCGATCGGGTGTCACGAGACTTCTTGGAGTTCCTCAAGACCTTGCAGAAACCCGGCAGAGAGATCCACAAGCAGAGCCGCGCTTTTATAGAGAGCATGGGAAATAAAAAG GATCTCAGTGCTGAAGAACTGTCTGAGTGTGTGCAAGACTTCTATCAGGGCATGTCTGACCGACTCTTGAATCATTTTAAAG GCTCCTCAGAGAAGGTGGACAGGGTGATGGACCAAGTGGAAAAATACATCATGACTCGACTCTACAAGAGCGTCTTCTGTCCAGAGACCTCAGATGATGAGAAAAAAGACCTGGCCACCCAGCGCAGGATACG GGCTTTACATTGGGTAACCATTCAGATGTTGTGTGTTCCTGTGGATGAGGAGATCCCAGAGGTCTCTGATAGTGTAGTCAAAGCCATCACAG ATATTATTGAAATGGATTCTAAGCGTGTGCCCAGGGATAAACTGGCCTTCATCACCAGTTGCAGCAAGCACATCTTCAACGCCATCAGGGTCACCAAGAACGAACCAGCTTCTGCAGATGACTTCCTACCCACCCTCATCTATATCGTGTTAAAGGCCAACCCTCCACGGCTGCAGTCCAACATTCAGTACATCACACGCTTCTGCAACCCCTCAAGGCTTATGACAGGAGAGGATGGATACTACTTCACCAACCTG TGCTGTGCCGTTGCCTTCATTGAAAAGCTGGACGCCCACTCCTTGAATCTCAGCCCTGAGGACTTTGAGCGCTACATGTCCGGTCAGGCTTCCCCTCGAAGGCAAGATGATCCCGCAGCCTGGCTCCAGAGTGGCTCCCGTGTCAACCCAGCACTTAGCCAGATCCATCACAATCTCAGCGTCCTATCCAACCTTGAGAAGAGACAGCAACAGGTCATGGAGGGGGCACAAAGCCTGCAGACCGAACTGGCAGAATGGCAGGACAGCGTGGCCCGCGAGGTGCAGGAGATCCTGGAGCGATACCCACTGGAGATCAAATCACGAGCTTCCGCAATCGATGCGGAGAACGTGGAGAACGACAGGCTGCCACCTCCCCTTCAGCCTCAAGTGTTTGCGGGTTAG